The genomic DNA GCCTTCTACCCGCAGCGGCTCAAGGGCTGGGCGCTCGGCCTGAACGCCGGTGGCGGAAACATCGGCGTCCCGGTCATCCAGCTGATCGGCCTGCTGGTGATCGCCACGGTGGGGAACACCGCGCCCGAGCTGGTGTGCGCCATCTACCTCGTCCTGATCGCGCTGGCGGCATTGGGCTCGGCGTTCTTCATGGACAACCTGCGCAACCAGAGGTCCAATCTCGGAGCACTCGCAGAAGCGCTGCGCTACAAGCACTCCTGGGTGATGAGCTTCCTGTACATCGGCACGTTCGGGTCGTTCATCGGCTTCTCGTTCGCGTTCGGGCAGGTGCTGCAGATCAACTACCTGGCAGGCGGCGACACTCCCGCGCAGGCAGCGCTGCACGCCGCGCAGATCTCTTTCCTCGGGCCGCTGCTCGGTTCCATCTCGCGTCCGTTCGGCGGCAAGCTGGCCGACCGGATCGGCGGCGGCAAGATCACGCTGTACACGTTCGTGGCGATGATCTTCGCCGCGGGCATTCTGGTCGGCTCCGGAACCATGGACGACGGCGCCGCGGGTGCTCCGACCGGTGCCCAGATGACCGGGTACGTCGTGGGATTCATCATCCTGTTCGTGCTCTCGGGCCTGGGCAACGGCTCGACCTACAAGATGATCCCGTCGATCTTCGAGGCCAAGGCGCAGGACAAGGACGGCTGGAGCGCCGAGGAGAAGGCAGCGTGGTCGCGCCGCATGTCGGGCGCGCTGATCGGGTTCGCCGGAGCAGTCGGGGCACTGGGCGGCGTGTTCATCAACGTCTCGCTGCGAGTGTCCTACACCGGTGCTGACAAGTCGGCGACGAGCGCCTTCTGGGTCTTCCTCGGGTTCTACGTCGTCTGCGCCATCGTCACCTGGTTCGTCTTCCTGCGGATGAAGTCCGTGCAGGCCGTCACCGGCGAGAACGTCGGACGGGCGGCGGCACCGGTGGGGGCGGGGTGACCCAGACGACTCGGACCGCATGCTCGTACTGCGGGGTCGGCTGCGGGATCTCCGTAGAGACCCGCGCCGACCCCGCTACGGGCGCGCCGGTGATCGCACGGGTCTCCGGGGACCGGTTGCACCCCACCAACTTCGGTCGGTTGTGCACCAAGGGCGCCACCCACGCCGAGCTGATGCGGGCCGACGAGGGACGGCTGACCACCGCGCTGGTGCGGGATTCGCGCGATGACGAGCTGACCACGGTGGCTGTCGACGACGCGGTCGCCGAGGCCGGGCGCCGCTTGCGCGCCATCGTCGACGAACACGGTCCCGACGCCGTCGCTCTGTACGTGTCGGGTCAGATGTCTTTGGAGTCGCAGTATCTGGCGACCAAGCTCGCCAAGGGGTTCCTGCGCACCAAGTAC from Mycolicibacterium arabiense includes the following:
- a CDS encoding nitrate/nitrite transporter — translated: MTTLFRSRDTERPRRSRDIEHWDAEDVEAWNGGNDRIAKRNLIWSIVAEHVGFSIWSIWSVMVLFMPQDVYGIDAAGKFYLVAVPTLVGAFMRIPYTVAPAKFGGRNWTIVSALLLLIPTLLTLWAMQNPGTSYTTFMVVAAFAGFGGGNFASSMTNINAFYPQRLKGWALGLNAGGGNIGVPVIQLIGLLVIATVGNTAPELVCAIYLVLIALAALGSAFFMDNLRNQRSNLGALAEALRYKHSWVMSFLYIGTFGSFIGFSFAFGQVLQINYLAGGDTPAQAALHAAQISFLGPLLGSISRPFGGKLADRIGGGKITLYTFVAMIFAAGILVGSGTMDDGAAGAPTGAQMTGYVVGFIILFVLSGLGNGSTYKMIPSIFEAKAQDKDGWSAEEKAAWSRRMSGALIGFAGAVGALGGVFINVSLRVSYTGADKSATSAFWVFLGFYVVCAIVTWFVFLRMKSVQAVTGENVGRAAAPVGAG